The Terriglobus roseus sequence TGCTGGAAGACCTCGTCCGCGAGCAGAACCGCAGCAGTGAGACCTAGGGCGTGAGTGCAGAAGGTAACTATGACGGACCTGCGGCCGGTCTCGCCGGCGTAAAGCGCACACGCTGGGCGTGGATTGCAGGCACCTTCTTCGGTGCGGGTCTCATGAAGCCCGGCCCCGGGACGTATGGGTCCGTTGCCGCCACGCTGATCTGGTTTGCCGTCGCGCGCCACGTGCCGCTGCACTGGCTGCCGCTGATCACGCTGGGTATGGCCGGGCTGGCAACGCTCGTTGGCATCCCGGCAGCAACGCGCGTCGCTCAGGAGAGCGGTCGCAAGGACCCACAGATCGTCGTGATCGACGAGGTGGCGGGACAGTGGCTGACGCTGGTCTTCTGCCTGCCCCAGATGCCCTTCGCCCTCCTGGGCCTGGTCTGCTTCCGCGTCTTCGATATCCTGAAGCCGCCGCCGATCCGCCGGCTGGAGAAACTGCCCGCAGGCACAGGCATCATGGTCGATGACCTTGGCGCAGGCGTCTACGCGCTGATCCTGCAGACCGTGATGCAGCAGGCATACATCGTCTGGCAGATTGCCGCGAACGCGCCGAAGCATTAGCCGTTTGCACCGAAGATGTCGCAGGCATACCCTGAAAGGTGATGACTCTTCTCGATCACCTTCGCGGCCATGCTGACCCGAACGCACCGCACCTTGTCTCCGTCACGCCCTCTGCGGCGATGCCGGATGGTGTTGTTGACCTGCGC is a genomic window containing:
- a CDS encoding phosphatidylglycerophosphatase A family protein, coding for MSAEGNYDGPAAGLAGVKRTRWAWIAGTFFGAGLMKPGPGTYGSVAATLIWFAVARHVPLHWLPLITLGMAGLATLVGIPAATRVAQESGRKDPQIVVIDEVAGQWLTLVFCLPQMPFALLGLVCFRVFDILKPPPIRRLEKLPAGTGIMVDDLGAGVYALILQTVMQQAYIVWQIAANAPKH